A DNA window from Rhizobium acidisoli contains the following coding sequences:
- a CDS encoding ABC transporter ATP-binding protein: protein MTDIVPIAGRPLLEVKNLTVEFPLRTGVFRAVSDLSFSIEPGKTLCVVGESGSGKSVTARSILQIVDAPGRIAAGSIILNDQNGGSTNLTSLNPRGRQIRAIRGRDIAMIFQEPMSSLSPIHTVGNQIVEALRLHTRMSKAEARTEAISLLKQVEIPSPEKALDRYAFQYSGGMRQRAMIAMALACKPQLLIADEPTTALDVTTQAEILDLIARLQKANGMAVLFITHDMGVVAQIADDVLVMHNGVAKEYGPVEQIFHAPQDDYTRMLIGSVLKLEQKAEIRLARPPLDRTKAPILELRNVSMDFGEVKALDDVSISLLPGETLGIVGESGSGKTTMGRSIMRLIDPTAGEILYRNAGGDIIDLATAKGQTLAAARRELRMVFQDPFGSLNPRMTVSQIIGEPLLVNGVAKGRALEERVCHLMEQVGLDPRARERYPHAFSGGQRQRIGIARAITLNPRVIVADEATSALDVSVRSQVLDLLMRLQDELGLAYIFISHDIGVIRYMCDRVGVMYKGQLVEIGEAEQVCRTPEHAYTQALISAIPRPDPRDRDHSRRFRYVAPVDLEPGNLKPDHLKNGSSQR, encoded by the coding sequence ATGACCGATATCGTTCCCATTGCCGGCAGGCCGCTGCTCGAAGTGAAGAACCTCACCGTCGAATTTCCGCTGCGCACCGGCGTCTTTCGCGCCGTCAGCGATCTGTCTTTTTCGATCGAGCCGGGCAAGACGCTCTGCGTCGTCGGCGAAAGCGGATCCGGCAAGTCGGTGACGGCGCGTTCAATCCTGCAGATCGTTGATGCACCCGGCCGGATTGCGGCCGGATCGATCATCCTGAACGACCAGAACGGCGGCTCGACCAATCTGACCAGCCTCAATCCGCGCGGGCGCCAGATCCGGGCGATCCGCGGCCGCGACATCGCCATGATCTTCCAGGAGCCGATGTCGTCGCTGTCGCCGATCCACACGGTCGGCAACCAGATCGTCGAGGCGCTTCGCCTGCATACCCGGATGAGCAAGGCGGAGGCACGCACTGAAGCCATATCGCTGCTGAAGCAGGTCGAGATTCCCTCGCCGGAAAAGGCATTGGACCGCTATGCCTTCCAATATTCCGGTGGCATGCGCCAGCGCGCGATGATCGCCATGGCGCTCGCCTGCAAACCGCAATTGCTGATCGCCGACGAGCCGACCACGGCGCTCGACGTAACGACGCAGGCCGAAATTCTCGACCTGATCGCCCGGCTGCAGAAGGCCAACGGCATGGCCGTTCTGTTCATCACGCATGATATGGGCGTCGTGGCGCAGATCGCCGATGACGTGCTGGTCATGCACAACGGCGTCGCCAAGGAATATGGGCCGGTCGAGCAGATCTTTCATGCGCCGCAAGACGACTATACCCGCATGCTGATCGGCTCGGTGCTGAAGCTGGAGCAGAAGGCCGAAATCCGCCTCGCACGCCCCCCGCTCGACAGGACGAAAGCGCCGATCCTCGAACTGCGCAACGTTTCGATGGATTTCGGTGAAGTGAAAGCGCTGGACGATGTTTCCATTTCGCTGCTGCCGGGCGAGACGCTCGGCATCGTCGGCGAAAGCGGATCCGGCAAGACGACGATGGGCCGCTCGATCATGCGGCTGATCGATCCCACCGCCGGCGAAATCCTCTATCGCAATGCCGGCGGCGACATCATCGATCTGGCAACGGCAAAGGGTCAGACGCTGGCTGCGGCACGCCGCGAATTGCGCATGGTGTTTCAGGACCCGTTCGGCTCCCTCAATCCGCGCATGACCGTCTCCCAGATCATCGGCGAGCCGTTGCTCGTCAACGGTGTCGCCAAAGGGCGGGCGCTGGAGGAGCGGGTCTGTCACCTCATGGAACAGGTGGGCCTCGATCCGAGGGCGCGCGAACGCTACCCGCACGCATTCTCCGGCGGTCAGCGCCAGCGCATCGGCATTGCCCGCGCTATTACGCTCAATCCGCGTGTGATCGTTGCCGACGAGGCGACTTCGGCGCTCGACGTCTCGGTGCGCTCGCAGGTGCTCGACCTCCTGATGCGCCTGCAGGACGAGCTCGGCCTAGCCTATATCTTCATCAGCCATGACATCGGCGTCATCCGCTACATGTGCGACCGTGTCGGCGTCATGTACAAAGGCCAGCTCGTCGAAATCGGCGAGGCGGAGCAGGTCTGCCGCACACCCGAGCATGCCTACACGCAGGCGCTGATATCGGCGATCCCACGCCCCGATCCGCGCGACCGCGATCACTCCAGGCGTTTCCGCTACGTCGCGCCCGTCGATTTGGAGCCCGGCAATCTGAAGCCAGACCATCTGAAAAATGGAAGTTCTCAGAGATGA
- a CDS encoding ABC transporter permease: MLVFIAKRLLWMIPSLFAVSFLAFVLIQLPPGDYVTTYIATLAASNEIVDQNTAAQLRERFGLDDPMLIQYFKWIWGILSRGDFGISFEWQQPVSDLIWERMALTLVLALSTLIATWAIALPIGVYSAVRKYSIGDYFFTAFTFFGLAVPSFLLALVLMYIAAVEFGQDVGGLFSPEYENASWSFAKMVDLFSHLWLPVIILAVSSTASLIRVMRANMLDELPKPYVTTARAKGLSEFRLLMKYPMMIALNPFISTIAWLLPNLISGSVVVAIVLNLPTAAPLLLQALMAQDMYLAGAFVLLICALTLIGSLISDILLALVDPRIRLE, encoded by the coding sequence ATGCTGGTCTTCATCGCCAAACGCTTGCTATGGATGATTCCATCGCTTTTTGCCGTCAGCTTCCTGGCTTTCGTGCTGATCCAGCTGCCGCCCGGCGACTATGTCACCACTTATATCGCGACGCTGGCAGCCTCCAACGAGATCGTCGATCAGAATACCGCGGCGCAATTGCGTGAGCGTTTCGGCCTCGATGATCCGATGCTCATCCAATATTTCAAATGGATATGGGGCATCCTCTCGCGCGGCGATTTCGGCATCTCCTTCGAATGGCAGCAGCCGGTCTCTGATCTGATCTGGGAGCGAATGGCGCTGACGCTTGTTCTGGCTCTGTCGACATTGATCGCCACCTGGGCGATCGCGCTGCCGATCGGCGTCTATTCCGCCGTGCGCAAATATTCGATCGGTGACTATTTCTTCACCGCCTTCACCTTCTTCGGCCTGGCCGTTCCGTCCTTCTTGCTGGCGCTGGTGCTGATGTATATCGCGGCGGTCGAATTCGGACAGGATGTCGGCGGGCTGTTTTCGCCGGAATACGAGAACGCGTCCTGGAGCTTCGCCAAGATGGTCGACCTATTCTCGCATCTCTGGCTTCCCGTCATCATTCTTGCGGTCTCGTCGACAGCGAGCCTCATCCGCGTCATGCGCGCGAACATGCTCGATGAACTGCCGAAGCCTTACGTGACCACCGCACGGGCAAAAGGTCTGTCGGAATTCCGGTTGCTGATGAAATACCCCATGATGATCGCGCTCAATCCGTTCATCTCGACCATTGCCTGGCTGCTGCCCAACCTCATCTCCGGCTCGGTCGTCGTCGCCATCGTGCTCAACCTGCCGACGGCCGCACCTTTGCTGCTGCAGGCGCTGATGGCTCAGGACATGTATCTGGCGGGTGCCTTCGTTCTGCTGATCTGCGCTCTGACGCTGATAGGCTCTCTGATCAGCGATATCCTGCTTGCGCTGGTCGATCCCCGCATCCGGTTGGAATAG
- a CDS encoding ABC transporter substrate-binding protein: MPNEILSRGVTRRAVLGGMAGAAALSIAGRAFAAGGEAPALAQLVKDGKLPPLAERLPKKPMVVKPFEKVGTYGGSLRRGLRGSSDHNGILRMVGNQSLVRWNLEFTAVEPNLAERWEVSDDATQFTFHLIEGVRWSDGHPFTADDVVFAIEDCVKNTELYSATPAQLAVAGKPVTVEKIDDHTVKFTFAAANALYLENLATPLGQHPTLFPKHYCSQFLPKYNPNIEADAKKAGVTSWTELFRSRCGDIEIPTRWGNVDKPTLDPWVVKEPYVGGATRVVMTRNPYFWQVDTEGNQLPYIDEINFGISQDVESLMLNVISGKIDIQERHISVLANKPTLSQNMQKGDYRLLTLVPSASQQCQIYFNITHKDPAMRKMFADKSFRQALSIGINRPELIDIVYFGQSEPYQAGPRPTHPWYNEKYARQFTEFDADKAGAMLDQAGYKKGGDGFRLRPDGQKVFFSIDVIPTLYPDLVDALELVKTHWAQIGIDMKVNTIERALYYTRGDDNAHDAQVWPGPGGLDPMLDPRDFFAFHPQGSRYAIPWTLWYTSNGARGEEPPESQKKRMKLFDEARSTADLDKRGAVMKQIFDIAAEEFETVGLCLAVGGFGIIRNNLRNVPEKEPDSWSWPNPGPALPQQFTFTS, encoded by the coding sequence ATGCCTAATGAAATTCTGTCGCGCGGCGTTACCCGCCGCGCCGTGCTTGGCGGCATGGCCGGTGCAGCGGCGCTGTCCATCGCGGGCCGCGCTTTCGCCGCAGGCGGCGAAGCGCCCGCCCTTGCACAACTTGTGAAAGATGGAAAACTGCCGCCGCTCGCCGAGCGCCTGCCGAAGAAGCCGATGGTCGTCAAGCCGTTCGAAAAAGTCGGCACCTATGGCGGCTCTCTGCGCCGCGGCCTTCGCGGTTCATCCGACCATAACGGCATTCTGCGCATGGTCGGCAACCAGAGCCTCGTACGCTGGAACCTCGAATTTACCGCTGTGGAGCCGAACCTTGCCGAGCGCTGGGAAGTCAGCGACGACGCGACGCAATTCACCTTCCATCTGATCGAGGGTGTGCGCTGGTCGGACGGTCATCCCTTCACCGCCGATGACGTCGTTTTCGCGATCGAAGACTGCGTCAAGAACACCGAGCTCTACAGTGCAACACCGGCGCAGCTTGCTGTCGCCGGCAAGCCGGTTACCGTCGAGAAGATCGACGATCATACGGTGAAGTTCACCTTTGCTGCTGCCAACGCGCTTTACCTGGAAAACCTCGCCACGCCGCTCGGGCAGCATCCGACGCTCTTTCCGAAGCACTACTGCAGCCAGTTCCTACCGAAATATAATCCCAACATCGAAGCCGATGCGAAGAAGGCCGGCGTCACCAGCTGGACGGAGCTGTTCCGCAGCCGCTGCGGCGACATCGAGATCCCGACACGATGGGGCAATGTCGACAAGCCGACGCTCGATCCATGGGTGGTCAAGGAACCCTATGTCGGTGGCGCTACGCGTGTCGTCATGACCCGCAATCCTTATTTCTGGCAGGTCGATACCGAGGGCAATCAGCTTCCCTATATCGATGAGATCAACTTCGGCATCTCGCAGGACGTCGAATCGCTGATGCTGAACGTCATCTCGGGCAAGATCGACATCCAGGAGCGCCATATCAGCGTGCTTGCCAACAAGCCGACGCTGTCCCAGAACATGCAGAAGGGCGACTATCGTCTGCTGACGCTCGTGCCTTCGGCCTCGCAGCAGTGCCAGATCTACTTCAACATCACCCACAAAGATCCTGCCATGCGCAAGATGTTTGCGGATAAGTCGTTCCGGCAGGCGCTATCGATCGGCATCAATCGTCCGGAGCTCATCGATATCGTCTATTTCGGGCAGAGCGAGCCCTACCAGGCCGGGCCGCGTCCGACCCATCCCTGGTACAACGAGAAATACGCGCGCCAGTTCACCGAATTTGACGCCGACAAGGCAGGCGCGATGCTCGATCAGGCCGGCTACAAGAAAGGTGGCGACGGTTTCCGCCTCCGACCGGACGGCCAAAAGGTGTTCTTCTCGATCGACGTCATTCCGACGCTCTATCCCGACCTCGTCGACGCACTCGAGCTGGTCAAGACGCATTGGGCCCAGATCGGCATCGACATGAAGGTCAATACCATCGAACGGGCGCTTTATTACACCCGCGGCGACGACAATGCCCATGATGCGCAGGTGTGGCCGGGCCCCGGCGGTCTCGATCCGATGCTCGATCCGCGCGATTTCTTCGCCTTCCATCCGCAAGGTTCGCGTTACGCCATTCCGTGGACGCTGTGGTACACCTCCAACGGTGCACGCGGCGAAGAACCGCCGGAGAGCCAGAAGAAGCGCATGAAGCTTTTCGACGAGGCGCGTTCGACGGCCGATCTCGACAAGCGCGGCGCGGTCATGAAGCAGATCTTCGATATCGCAGCGGAGGAATTCGAGACCGTCGGGCTTTGCCTTGCCGTCGGCGGCTTCGGCATCATCCGCAACAATCTGCGCAATGTGCCCGAAAAGGAGCCGGACAGCTGGTCCTGGCCCAATCCGGGGCCTGCGCTGCCGCAGCAGTTCACCTTCACAAGCTGA
- a CDS encoding ABC transporter permease yields MADIAITNIQPDRAAVASQWQLIWWAFRRHRLAMVALVVTVMMYIVALVPGFFAINDPNLQNARATFHPPQKLHLIDTENGFSFGPHYYPMKLTRDPETLAAIFKEDTTKRVDVQFFGRGYEYSVFGLFNTNIHLIASPDKTTPLLLFGADRLGRDVFSRTVQGSQVSLSIGLVGVFLSLMLGIVIGGISGYYGGRIDFFMQRLIDFVLSLPTIPIWLAMAAALPQDWPATLQYMMITIILSLTGWAQLARVVRGRFLSLRTEEFVAAARLDGVREGRIIFRHMLPSFASHIIASITLAVPAMILAETSLSFLGLGLQPPTISWGVLLREAQNIRSIATAPWLFMPGCAVVVAVMALNLLGDGLRDAADPYNK; encoded by the coding sequence ATGGCCGACATTGCCATTACAAATATTCAGCCGGATCGCGCCGCCGTCGCATCGCAATGGCAGCTGATCTGGTGGGCTTTCCGCCGGCACCGGCTGGCCATGGTGGCGCTCGTCGTCACCGTGATGATGTATATCGTTGCCCTGGTTCCCGGCTTCTTCGCCATCAACGATCCGAACCTGCAGAATGCGCGGGCGACCTTTCACCCGCCGCAGAAACTGCATCTGATCGATACCGAGAACGGGTTCTCCTTCGGCCCGCATTATTATCCGATGAAGCTCACCCGCGATCCGGAAACGCTGGCCGCCATCTTCAAGGAAGACACGACGAAGCGTGTCGACGTCCAGTTCTTCGGGCGCGGCTATGAATATTCCGTGTTCGGCCTGTTCAACACAAACATCCATCTGATCGCTTCGCCCGACAAGACCACGCCGCTGCTTCTCTTCGGCGCCGACCGGCTTGGGCGCGACGTCTTCAGCCGGACGGTGCAAGGCTCGCAGGTTTCCCTATCGATCGGTCTCGTCGGCGTCTTCCTGTCGTTGATGCTCGGCATCGTGATCGGCGGCATCTCCGGCTATTACGGCGGCCGCATCGATTTCTTCATGCAGCGGCTGATCGATTTCGTGCTGTCGTTGCCGACGATCCCGATCTGGCTGGCGATGGCCGCGGCGCTGCCGCAGGATTGGCCGGCAACGCTGCAATATATGATGATCACGATCATCCTGTCGCTGACCGGCTGGGCGCAGCTCGCCCGTGTCGTTCGCGGCCGCTTCCTGTCGCTGCGCACCGAGGAATTCGTCGCTGCCGCCAGGCTCGACGGCGTTCGCGAGGGACGCATCATCTTCCGCCATATGCTGCCGAGTTTCGCGAGCCACATCATCGCGTCGATCACCCTTGCCGTGCCGGCGATGATCCTTGCCGAAACCTCGCTTTCCTTCCTGGGGCTCGGGCTGCAGCCGCCGACCATCTCCTGGGGCGTGCTGCTGCGCGAGGCCCAGAACATTCGCTCGATCGCCACCGCACCCTGGCTCTTCATGCCGGGCTGCGCCGTTGTCGTTGCCGTGATGGCGCTCAACCTTCTCGGCGACGGCCTGCGCGACGCGGCCGATCCCTACAACAAATGA